A genomic stretch from Streptococcus oralis includes:
- a CDS encoding immunity 26/phosphotriesterase HocA family protein, giving the protein MNTNLIALRRKERFESLNLEIQKELDNFYDTKAATHQLKVIKKSRSIPKVGDVFLVSPREGIYFYGKVLISNIVRKVPDSFVEGKHVVFIFKGNTHEKNIDKYMPDYSNLLIPPAIVGDEYWKKGYFHTIANIPLTEEEKKLDFGFYSIHFKGNFFCKETGELLDKEPKLLGMHGITTISGIGLEIEEELIINPSLLEETE; this is encoded by the coding sequence ATGAATACAAATCTAATAGCTTTAAGAAGAAAAGAACGTTTTGAGAGTTTAAATTTAGAAATTCAGAAGGAGTTAGATAACTTTTATGATACAAAGGCAGCTACTCATCAACTAAAAGTGATTAAAAAAAGTAGGTCAATTCCAAAAGTGGGAGATGTATTTCTTGTGTCTCCTAGGGAGGGAATCTACTTTTATGGTAAAGTTCTGATTTCTAATATAGTTAGAAAAGTTCCGGATTCTTTTGTGGAAGGGAAACATGTTGTATTTATCTTTAAAGGAAATACTCATGAAAAAAATATTGATAAATACATGCCAGATTATTCTAACTTGTTAATTCCACCTGCTATTGTAGGTGATGAATATTGGAAAAAAGGATATTTTCATACTATCGCTAATATTCCCTTAACAGAGGAAGAGAAAAAGCTGGATTTTGGATTCTATAGTATTCATTTTAAAGGTAACTTTTTCTGTAAAGAGACTGGAGAATTATTGGATAAAGAGCCTAAATTATTAGGGATGCATGGAATAACAACTATCAGTGGAATAGGATTGGAAATTGAAGAAGAATTAATTATTAATCCCTCTTTATTAGAAGAAACTGAGTAG
- a CDS encoding RHS repeat-associated core domain-containing protein — MTDANGHSSSYGYDANKKLVLYTDPNGHATAFKYDPLGRIIETVAPTGSKQSFSYDALGNRLSETSGEGHTTTYSYDSMNRVSSKKRPTGGVTQYAYDATGSLAKETDANGHSTNYVNDLYGRVTKRTLPNEAAYTYAYDALGRLTKQTGPQGLSKTYSYDVSGNLVQETDQSDRSNHYSYDKVGRLLTAKNALDLETKYSYDEAGNLTKLTKPSGATTTFDYTTLDQLKTIKTPTGRTVESSYDPVGQVTKRTINGKRETTYTYDPNGNLLEETNPLGQVTKRTYDSLNRLTSESDAAGQWTKYRYDHDNHLTKITDEAGGVASMTYDANGNLTSVTSGSKRVKTYTYDLKDQLLTATQGSGEKASTSSYTYDSVGNVTSVTNGNGKVTSYSYDQLSNLVERLTSLGDKETYTYNVNNQLEKVTKSDGKTISYDYNKLDQLLKVEYSEKQDGQVLYTYDADGRRVSMSDLTGTSQYATNEEGEITGVRQGDGSLIQYEYDAYGNISKMIYPDGSTVSYTYDELDRLTSVTDVKGQKTSYSYNQAGDLTEVVRGDGTKSFLAYDKAHRLTELRHMDKQDKLISSYGYEYDDGGYISKETIQQDGETLVHTYTYDTLGQVENMTVSDGAGKELSKLSYTYDLAGNKLTSTETVDGKESQTRFTYDDHNRLTKLEGPDGTITYTYDKNSNRIASEKNSEKLDYIYDTENRLLAIKDKKGLLMAALYDGDDNRVFTASRKEGKNTYQLFQRKPKDIKSGRKSPYTAPSGEQHSLFWYGFSQNVLQALSALPQTIGSIWHSIFDDVSTAYHQKVAKDRATKEGIVVNPPELGNLPGQGEVTYTSQVQDVLIPYTTREETYNYYEERNYVNDVNREHTEVLETYDHDGKARETYSYGKGRASYLNNQTGDSYNYLTNQSGSVTGLTKDGQAVASTSYHLYGARKTSTDTTGNPFAYNGESRDDTGLDYLRARYYDSQGGTFLSEDSYPGEATDPLSQNRYSYVQNNPVNYTDPSGHRMVWAVDGSEPSRPRRINTRQQRFYQRSIVEQDSLGRAVSLREYTDHRIKTDRNFRAPESYYQAFGPNVATYQGGSYGGQSSYAYTQQQAARARAQAEQRRRQQIRYEYGLATGLQSLPIIREGLNLLRNWNTSLLNTLKHVCNPKTTKAQDDASKKKLTASELQRLIKKANSGDMSAIATLSRSYDGTSGIGTDTRTKEEIEAGNRRFWQNTVDGLKKIPYIIGEFFSVNDTYRLTTGKDPETGENASRLEAAGWLAADLASFGISKVAKGGKLAGKGLKALDKVNDASKATKAVDKASGNLLPMTLDNLQMFAEKPKVNLVTSKDNHFNNWLNKGSSNNSVYYGIYGKERDAVYTGITKQDLESRLSQHNRQGKNFVKLNEQYSDLTRNQARAVEQYLIENGHANQLNKINSISPKNKMYDEAMKWAEKYLNGGN; from the coding sequence ATGACCGATGCCAATGGCCATTCAAGTAGCTATGGTTATGATGCCAATAAGAAATTGGTACTCTATACGGATCCAAATGGTCATGCGACAGCCTTTAAGTACGACCCATTAGGACGAATCATTGAAACAGTAGCTCCGACAGGAAGCAAGCAAAGTTTCAGCTATGATGCTTTGGGAAATCGCTTGAGTGAAACCAGTGGTGAAGGTCATACAACGACCTACAGCTATGACAGTATGAACCGTGTCAGCAGTAAGAAACGCCCAACAGGTGGAGTGACTCAGTACGCCTATGATGCTACAGGTAGCTTGGCAAAAGAAACCGATGCCAACGGTCATAGTACCAACTATGTCAATGACCTTTATGGTCGTGTAACCAAACGCACTCTGCCAAATGAGGCAGCTTACACCTATGCCTATGACGCCTTGGGCCGTCTCACCAAGCAAACAGGTCCACAGGGGCTATCAAAAACCTATAGCTATGATGTATCTGGAAACTTGGTGCAAGAGACAGACCAATCCGACCGAAGCAATCACTATAGCTATGACAAGGTTGGCCGTCTCCTAACGGCTAAGAACGCCCTTGACCTTGAAACCAAGTATAGCTACGATGAAGCGGGGAATCTAACCAAACTGACCAAGCCATCCGGTGCTACAACCACCTTTGACTATACGACCCTTGATCAACTAAAAACAATCAAAACGCCAACTGGTCGAACGGTGGAATCAAGCTATGACCCCGTCGGTCAGGTGACCAAACGAACTATCAATGGTAAGCGCGAAACGACCTATACCTATGACCCGAATGGCAATCTCCTTGAGGAGACGAATCCTCTCGGTCAAGTAACTAAGAGAACCTATGATAGCCTCAATCGCCTCACCTCAGAAAGTGATGCGGCAGGCCAGTGGACTAAGTATCGCTATGACCACGATAACCATCTCACGAAGATCACAGATGAGGCTGGTGGCGTCGCAAGCATGACCTATGATGCCAATGGCAACCTCACCAGTGTCACATCCGGAAGCAAGCGTGTCAAGACCTACACCTATGACCTAAAGGATCAGTTGCTTACAGCGACGCAAGGAAGTGGAGAGAAGGCTTCTACCTCTAGCTATACCTACGACAGTGTGGGCAATGTCACTTCGGTCACGAATGGAAATGGCAAGGTCACAAGCTACAGCTATGACCAACTTTCCAATCTAGTGGAGCGCTTGACCAGTCTCGGAGATAAGGAAACCTATACCTACAATGTCAATAACCAGCTCGAAAAAGTAACCAAGTCCGATGGGAAAACCATCAGCTACGACTACAACAAGCTGGATCAATTGCTCAAGGTGGAGTACTCTGAAAAGCAAGATGGTCAAGTCCTCTATACCTATGATGCGGATGGCCGTCGGGTGTCTATGAGTGACCTGACAGGAACCAGTCAGTACGCGACCAACGAAGAAGGCGAAATCACGGGTGTTCGTCAGGGAGATGGGAGCTTGATCCAGTACGAGTATGATGCCTATGGTAATATCTCGAAGATGATTTACCCAGATGGTAGTACAGTCTCTTACACTTACGATGAACTGGACCGCCTGACCTCTGTGACAGATGTCAAGGGACAAAAGACCAGCTATAGCTACAACCAAGCAGGAGATCTGACGGAGGTTGTTCGGGGAGATGGAACCAAGAGCTTCTTGGCCTATGATAAGGCTCACCGCCTCACCGAACTTCGTCACATGGACAAGCAGGACAAACTCATCTCCAGCTACGGTTATGAGTATGATGATGGAGGCTATATCTCCAAAGAAACCATCCAGCAAGATGGCGAAACCCTAGTCCATACCTACACTTACGATACTCTGGGTCAAGTGGAAAACATGACCGTATCGGATGGAGCTGGTAAGGAACTCTCTAAACTCTCCTATACCTACGATCTAGCCGGCAATAAACTGACCAGCACCGAGACAGTCGATGGCAAGGAGAGCCAGACACGCTTTACCTACGATGACCATAACCGCTTGACCAAACTGGAAGGGCCAGATGGTACCATCACCTATACCTACGACAAGAATAGCAATCGCATCGCTTCTGAGAAGAACTCAGAAAAGCTAGACTATATCTATGACACAGAGAACCGCTTGCTTGCGATCAAGGACAAGAAAGGCCTGCTCATGGCTGCGCTTTATGATGGGGATGATAACCGTGTCTTCACTGCCAGTCGCAAGGAAGGCAAGAACACCTACCAGCTCTTCCAACGCAAGCCAAAGGATATCAAGTCCGGTCGTAAGTCACCATACACAGCCCCAAGTGGGGAGCAACACTCCCTCTTCTGGTATGGCTTTAGTCAGAATGTCCTCCAAGCCCTGTCTGCTTTACCACAGACAATAGGAAGCATCTGGCACAGCATCTTTGACGATGTGTCGACAGCCTACCACCAGAAGGTGGCTAAGGATCGAGCGACCAAGGAGGGGATCGTGGTCAACCCACCAGAACTCGGGAACTTACCGGGTCAGGGAGAAGTGACCTATACCAGTCAGGTTCAGGATGTCCTCATCCCTTACACCACACGAGAGGAGACCTACAACTACTACGAGGAACGCAACTATGTCAACGATGTCAATCGTGAACATACAGAAGTCCTTGAAACCTATGACCATGATGGCAAGGCACGAGAGACCTATAGTTATGGCAAAGGTCGAGCTAGCTACCTCAACAACCAAACAGGTGACAGCTACAACTACTTGACCAACCAATCAGGCTCTGTGACAGGCTTGACCAAGGATGGACAAGCCGTCGCCTCAACTAGCTATCATCTCTATGGGGCAAGAAAGACAAGCACAGATACAACAGGCAATCCATTTGCCTATAACGGTGAATCCCGCGACGATACTGGACTTGACTATTTACGAGCAAGGTATTATGATAGTCAGGGAGGTACTTTCTTAAGCGAGGATAGTTACCCAGGTGAGGCGACGGATCCTCTCAGCCAGAACCGCTATAGCTATGTGCAGAACAACCCCGTCAACTATACAGACCCGAGTGGGCATAGAATGGTCTGGGCGGTTGATGGTAGTGAACCAAGTCGCCCTCGTCGTATCAATACGCGCCAACAACGTTTCTACCAACGGAGTATTGTTGAACAAGATTCTTTAGGCCGTGCAGTGTCATTACGTGAATACACGGATCATCGCATTAAAACCGATCGAAACTTCCGAGCACCAGAAAGTTATTATCAAGCTTTTGGTCCTAATGTGGCAACCTACCAAGGTGGAAGTTACGGAGGACAAAGTTCTTACGCTTATACCCAACAACAAGCAGCACGTGCAAGAGCCCAAGCTGAACAACGTCGTCGTCAACAGATTCGCTATGAATATGGCTTGGCGACAGGACTACAGTCCTTGCCGATAATTCGAGAAGGTCTAAATTTACTTCGTAACTGGAATACGTCTTTACTGAACACATTGAAGCATGTATGTAATCCAAAAACGACTAAGGCTCAAGATGATGCCAGCAAGAAAAAGCTGACGGCTAGTGAATTGCAGCGGCTCATCAAAAAAGCCAACTCTGGCGATATGTCTGCGATTGCAACCTTGTCGAGAAGCTATGATGGTACATCAGGCATAGGAACAGATACACGTACAAAAGAAGAGATAGAGGCAGGGAATAGACGCTTTTGGCAAAATACAGTAGATGGCTTAAAAAAAATACCGTATATAATCGGAGAGTTTTTCTCTGTCAACGATACATACCGTCTAACTACAGGGAAGGATCCTGAAACAGGTGAGAATGCCAGTCGCTTAGAAGCAGCAGGATGGTTAGCAGCTGATTTAGCCTCTTTTGGAATTAGTAAAGTTGCCAAGGGCGGGAAATTAGCTGGTAAAGGCTTAAAAGCACTAGATAAGGTCAATGATGCTTCGAAAGCTACGAAGGCAGTGGATAAAGCGTCAGGAAATCTTTTGCCTATGACCTTAGATAATCTCCAAATGTTTGCGGAGAAGCCTAAAGTCAATTTAGTAACCTCTAAAGATAATCATTTTAATAATTGGCTAAATAAAGGTTCGTCTAATAATAGTGTTTATTATGGAATCTATGGTAAAGAGAGGGATGCTGTTTATACAGGAATAACAAAACAAGATTTAGAATCAAGATTGTCTCAACATAATCGTCAAGGTAAGAATTTTGTAAAACTCAATGAACAATATAGTGATTTGACAAGAAACCAGGCTAGGGCTGTGGAGCAGTATCTCATTGAAAACGGCCATGCGAATCAATTGAATAAAATTAATAGTATTAGCCCTAAAAATAAAATGTATGATGAGGCGATGAAATGGGCAGAAAAATATCTTAATGGAGGAAATTAA
- a CDS encoding DNRLRE domain-containing protein, with the protein MMMKRLRKTIQWLLLLSLFISNTPLIYAEEISHAIKQGQAEVAYKKAVTEASDQTVGSENANTEHSTSADASKPAKDGGDALQQPKVVNEESKAEAELKKQYGEPVAVSGQEQLFRVDETHFVTHIGSDIKTYTDQEGVEVPVDLSLYSYHANGKHYYLPKESPVGVVLPSEVKEETPIDITHKDDKISLYPLDKTYDQATVEKNAILYNNVDGKTDVQYTVQPNGVKEEIILAEWGGKNSFTYGLDASKYDVSLKDNQILVREKGKTKLLFVLTAPMMVDSAGATSNVITLGLKKGDGRHEVTVTASKEWLSASDRKYPVRIDPTVTVPREKILDVVTSSVHGQYQGYAYGYVGYMTAEMMGMAGIPGVRDIGRARMYFKINYDFQKSIPKEARIDSASLNIYEYTAPDSQSTQFAAYRLKQDFDINTLTWDTSVGLDMEIAGKNATSGKKIGMHNFDIRETVNAWVQGLEPNYGLVVAATDEGSDGGAFYTTEATADNAGQIGFTPDKAPSLTINWSVPDPVDVNYPIGNTTINLRTMVKTDKKGKLQFQGVFADGLTTPGAQVDYNLSDTAKDYKGQSSASFSYKYPDSSSFDAAFEKGTTKYKDKLSNWQTQVPFTEPELNKVYTIDAESKKDGQTSGKKSSDTFLIYKVTQFDTLPKIAAYYGVPLNQLAYDNRIQDMMVVQNNTLFIRNPRKNTDKPYNPPALTSNTKAEIDRLLMGRGLHCEFGFEPINLNTGNFYLDRTDVSITDVDGKFEITRAYNSKVAGINSLFGRGWSFAFNEQLSSDEDQNLYYTRTDGSILKFTKDGDNYRAPSGYDLTLEVKTVETKKGDFGGDEKEDYDVKEYRVVDHNHQEKIFNYHGLLTSQTDEKGNKTSFDYNENYQLTKITSPTGLIYSITYNSEGYIGAIQIPNGSTLTYEYDTNGHLITYTDATGVPTRYEYDDKGRMTAWYDGNGTKVIQNEYDEENRVTKQTDGAGAVSTLSYSEGQTITTDGNGNQTVYTYDEQYRTTGIRYADGTSISKTYDDNNRLSSVTNEAGQTTRYTYDSNGNTLTETRFDGAVKTSSYDEKNHLLSLTDFSGASTAHSYDANGNLIQTTLPDGSKITYTVDQQGRILSTTDAAGHTTSFAYQGANLVSLTNPLGGVSTFTYNAHNQVTSITNPLGGAKTFTYDAEGRKLSEKDADGVGTSHTFDKAGQVTAVTEGNGNTTTFTYDGFGRKIGASNGEGGNYSYTYDGVGNQLSVTDGEGHTTSYTYDSKGRFLTESNASGQTTTVTRDALGRIVTRTNEAGNSSSLTYDDRNNAVKTITDALGQVTQNTYDAAGKLTAVSYPIGTKAETTYDIMGRVLSYTDEAGQTVTYTYDSVGNKLSETKGKKTTSYTYDAAGNVTGITYPDGSSVSYVLDAMGNILSMTDALGKETTYEYSKAGRLIATTNALGHRTSMTYDANGNQNSLTDAAGYTASTTYTGQNQVSSITDGLGNKTTMAYNQMEQLTELTDALGGKTQYTYNELGYPIQVTDANGNVTKMTYTSTAQLEEVTLPDGTTVKQEYDALDRLIKQTHSSGLVTEYSYDAANRVVNKKDNQDLNETYTYDKAGNRLTLTNSLGEVTQYSYNSDNQLTKVVYADKTSEIFTYDVMGNVASSTDQEGKTKTYHYDQNGNLLKTVDHLKRETKYSYDALNRVVTESDADGNTSTYEYDVLGNLSK; encoded by the coding sequence ATGATGATGAAAAGACTTCGTAAGACCATACAGTGGTTATTATTGCTGAGTTTATTTATTTCTAATACCCCGCTTATTTATGCGGAAGAAATAAGCCATGCAATTAAGCAAGGTCAGGCGGAGGTCGCGTATAAAAAAGCTGTTACAGAGGCGAGTGACCAGACTGTAGGTTCTGAAAATGCGAATACGGAACATTCGACGAGTGCTGACGCCTCAAAACCAGCAAAGGATGGTGGAGATGCCCTACAACAACCAAAGGTGGTCAACGAAGAGAGTAAGGCAGAGGCAGAACTAAAGAAACAATATGGAGAACCAGTAGCGGTTAGTGGGCAAGAACAACTGTTTCGGGTGGATGAGACTCACTTTGTGACGCATATTGGGAGTGATATTAAAACCTATACTGATCAAGAAGGGGTAGAAGTTCCTGTTGACTTATCTCTCTATTCTTATCATGCCAATGGGAAACACTATTATCTACCTAAAGAATCTCCAGTAGGCGTAGTTCTTCCGAGCGAAGTCAAAGAAGAAACCCCTATTGATATTACACATAAGGATGACAAAATTTCCCTGTATCCGCTTGATAAAACGTATGATCAGGCAACTGTAGAAAAGAATGCCATCCTATACAATAATGTTGATGGCAAAACAGATGTACAATATACGGTACAGCCTAATGGGGTAAAAGAAGAGATTATCCTAGCAGAGTGGGGCGGAAAGAACTCCTTTACTTACGGTTTAGATGCATCTAAGTATGATGTTTCTTTGAAAGACAATCAAATCCTTGTTCGTGAAAAGGGCAAAACGAAGCTCCTCTTTGTACTAACTGCCCCAATGATGGTGGACAGTGCCGGTGCTACTAGTAATGTCATAACCCTTGGATTGAAAAAAGGGGATGGGCGACATGAAGTTACCGTAACAGCTAGTAAAGAGTGGTTGTCTGCTTCAGACCGTAAGTATCCTGTTCGGATCGACCCGACTGTAACGGTTCCAAGAGAAAAAATCCTTGATGTTGTGACTTCATCCGTACATGGTCAGTACCAAGGTTATGCCTATGGATATGTTGGGTATATGACAGCTGAGATGATGGGGATGGCTGGTATTCCAGGTGTTCGTGATATCGGTCGCGCAAGGATGTACTTTAAGATTAACTACGATTTTCAAAAGAGTATTCCTAAAGAAGCGCGTATCGATAGTGCGAGTTTAAATATCTATGAATACACTGCTCCAGATTCTCAATCAACCCAGTTTGCGGCTTATCGCTTGAAGCAAGATTTTGATATCAATACCCTTACATGGGATACTTCTGTGGGTCTTGATATGGAAATCGCAGGAAAAAATGCGACCAGTGGTAAGAAGATTGGGATGCACAACTTTGATATCCGCGAGACTGTAAATGCATGGGTTCAAGGTTTGGAGCCAAACTATGGTTTAGTTGTAGCCGCAACCGACGAAGGCTCAGACGGTGGTGCCTTCTATACAACTGAAGCTACTGCAGATAATGCAGGACAGATTGGGTTTACCCCAGACAAGGCTCCGAGTTTGACGATTAATTGGTCTGTTCCAGATCCGGTTGATGTCAATTATCCAATTGGGAACACTACCATCAATCTTCGGACCATGGTGAAGACAGATAAGAAAGGAAAACTGCAATTTCAGGGAGTCTTTGCGGATGGTCTGACAACACCGGGTGCTCAGGTTGATTATAATCTTAGTGACACTGCTAAAGACTACAAGGGTCAAAGTTCTGCAAGTTTTTCTTACAAATACCCTGATAGTAGTTCCTTTGATGCAGCCTTTGAAAAAGGAACAACTAAATATAAAGACAAGCTCTCAAACTGGCAGACTCAGGTGCCTTTCACAGAACCTGAACTAAACAAGGTTTATACGATTGACGCAGAGAGTAAAAAGGATGGTCAAACCAGCGGTAAAAAATCAAGTGATACTTTTTTGATTTACAAAGTTACCCAGTTTGATACCCTTCCAAAGATTGCGGCTTACTATGGAGTACCACTGAATCAACTTGCTTACGATAATCGTATCCAGGATATGATGGTTGTACAAAATAATACCCTTTTTATTCGCAATCCAAGAAAGAATACTGATAAACCTTATAATCCACCAGCCCTGACATCTAATACCAAGGCAGAAATAGACAGACTTTTAATGGGACGCGGTCTTCACTGTGAGTTTGGATTTGAGCCAATCAATCTAAACACGGGGAATTTCTACCTAGATCGAACAGATGTTTCTATCACAGATGTTGACGGAAAGTTTGAAATTACTCGCGCCTATAACTCTAAAGTAGCAGGGATCAATAGTCTCTTTGGTCGTGGTTGGTCATTTGCCTTTAATGAGCAGTTATCGAGCGATGAAGATCAAAATCTTTACTATACTCGTACAGACGGGTCTATTCTTAAGTTTACGAAAGATGGTGATAACTATCGTGCTCCAAGCGGTTATGACCTCACTCTCGAAGTAAAAACAGTTGAAACGAAGAAAGGCGACTTTGGCGGAGACGAAAAAGAAGACTATGATGTTAAGGAATACCGAGTTGTTGATCACAATCATCAAGAGAAAATCTTTAACTATCACGGCCTCTTAACGAGTCAGACGGATGAAAAAGGTAACAAAACAAGCTTTGATTATAATGAAAATTACCAGCTGACCAAGATTACATCTCCTACAGGCTTGATTTATAGTATCACCTATAACTCAGAGGGCTATATTGGTGCGATTCAAATCCCAAATGGCTCGACTTTGACCTATGAATATGACACGAATGGTCATTTGATCACCTATACGGATGCGACAGGAGTTCCTACTCGTTATGAATATGACGATAAGGGACGTATGACAGCTTGGTACGATGGAAATGGCACCAAGGTTATCCAAAACGAGTACGATGAGGAAAATCGTGTCACCAAGCAAACAGATGGTGCAGGCGCTGTTTCAACTCTCTCTTATAGTGAAGGTCAGACAATCACTACCGATGGAAATGGCAATCAAACCGTATATACTTACGATGAGCAATATCGTACAACGGGCATTCGCTATGCTGATGGAACTAGTATCTCAAAAACGTATGATGACAACAACCGTCTGTCAAGTGTGACGAATGAAGCAGGTCAAACGACTCGCTACACTTATGACAGCAATGGTAATACCTTGACAGAAACGCGTTTTGACGGTGCAGTAAAAACTTCTAGCTATGATGAGAAGAACCATCTTCTGTCTCTCACTGACTTTAGTGGTGCATCAACAGCTCATAGCTATGATGCCAATGGCAATCTAATCCAGACGACATTACCAGATGGCTCTAAGATTACTTATACTGTCGATCAGCAAGGGCGCATCTTATCTACGACAGATGCGGCTGGTCATACAACCTCCTTTGCCTATCAAGGTGCGAATTTGGTAAGTCTTACCAATCCTTTGGGAGGCGTATCAACCTTTACCTACAATGCACACAATCAAGTCACCAGCATTACGAATCCTCTCGGTGGGGCAAAGACCTTTACCTATGATGCTGAAGGTCGCAAGCTGAGTGAAAAAGATGCTGATGGTGTTGGGACGAGCCATACTTTTGACAAGGCAGGTCAAGTGACAGCTGTGACAGAAGGTAATGGTAACACGACTACCTTCACCTATGATGGTTTCGGTCGTAAAATCGGTGCTTCGAATGGAGAAGGAGGGAACTATAGCTACACTTATGATGGTGTTGGGAATCAGCTTTCCGTTACCGATGGAGAAGGACACACTACTAGCTATACATATGATAGCAAGGGTCGTTTCCTAACAGAAAGCAATGCTTCAGGTCAAACGACTACCGTTACTCGTGATGCACTGGGTCGAATTGTCACTCGAACCAATGAAGCAGGTAATAGCAGTAGCTTGACTTATGATGATAGAAATAATGCCGTTAAAACCATCACAGATGCTCTGGGGCAAGTTACTCAAAACACTTATGATGCTGCAGGCAAACTAACCGCGGTCTCTTACCCAATTGGTACAAAAGCTGAGACTACTTATGATATCATGGGCCGAGTGCTCTCTTACACCGATGAAGCAGGTCAGACAGTGACCTACACTTATGACAGTGTTGGAAATAAACTTAGTGAAACCAAAGGGAAAAAGACTACCAGCTATACCTATGATGCAGCGGGGAATGTTACTGGTATTACCTACCCAGATGGTAGCAGTGTTTCATATGTGTTGGATGCGATGGGGAATATCCTGTCCATGACAGATGCCCTTGGAAAAGAAACGACTTATGAATACAGCAAGGCAGGGCGCCTGATCGCAACAACCAATGCCTTGGGTCACCGCACCAGCATGACCTATGATGCCAATGGCAATCAAAATAGCCTAACAGATGCTGCAGGCTATACTGCTAGCACGACCTATACAGGTCAAAATCAAGTTTCCAGTATTACAGATGGTTTAGGCAATAAAACTACGATGGCCTATAACCAGATGGAACAGTTGACAGAGTTGACAGATGCCTTGGGCGGCAAGACTCAGTACACCTATAATGAACTGGGCTATCCGATTCAGGTCACCGATGCCAATGGCAATGTCACTAAGATGACCTATACCTCAACGGCTCAACTGGAAGAAGTGACTCTTCCAGACGGAACCACCGTAAAGCAAGAATACGATGCCCTTGATCGTCTCATCAAGCAGACGCATTCTAGTGGTTTGGTAACAGAGTACAGCTACGATGCCGCCAACCGTGTAGTGAACAAAAAAGATAATCAGGATCTCAATGAGACCTACACCTATGATAAGGCAGGAAATCGTCTCACTTTAACAAACAGCTTGGGTGAGGTTACCCAATACAGCTATAATAGTGACAACCAACTGACTAAGGTGGTCTACGCAGATAAGACCAGCGAAATCTTCACCTATGATGTCATGGGCAATGTCGCAAGTTCAACTGACCAAGAAGGAAAGACCAAGACCTATCACTATGATCAAAATGGCAATCTGCTCAAGACTGTCGATCATCTGAAACGTGAAACCAAGTATAGCTACGATGCTCTCAACAGAGTGGTGACAGAGTCGGATGCCGATGGCAATACCTCTACTTATGAATATGATGTCCTTGGCAACCTATCTAAATGA
- a CDS encoding class B sortase encodes MKILRFSLSLIAMTTVLFLGLKILDGFEQNAVEQRSQNAVETRFHQNPDVFAWLTVEGTRIDYPVAQHSRDDTYYLSHNIDGEETYYGAIFTELVNKKTFEDPVTIIYGHAMLDDSMFGSLDYFAKPAFFNEHESIKIDTLTQHFEYEVLAAHSYTDDHLFHTFELGSREGLRYYLDTLQTRTSDYGGFYRQIATDPKKDRFLILSTCDVAGNDQRFVVTARLKSVKERTST; translated from the coding sequence ATGAAAATTTTAAGGTTTAGTTTGTCATTAATTGCAATGACTACAGTTTTATTTCTAGGTCTAAAGATCTTGGATGGATTCGAACAGAACGCTGTGGAGCAGCGTTCCCAAAATGCAGTAGAGACGAGGTTTCATCAGAATCCAGATGTCTTTGCTTGGTTAACAGTCGAAGGGACTCGAATTGACTATCCAGTCGCTCAACATTCAAGGGATGATACCTATTACCTATCTCACAATATAGATGGTGAAGAGACTTATTATGGAGCCATATTCACAGAGCTGGTCAACAAAAAAACATTTGAAGATCCTGTCACTATTATCTATGGACATGCTATGCTAGATGATTCTATGTTCGGATCTTTAGATTATTTTGCGAAGCCAGCTTTTTTTAACGAGCATGAGAGCATCAAAATTGATACGTTGACTCAGCATTTTGAATATGAGGTGCTGGCAGCCCATTCTTATACCGATGATCATCTTTTTCATACGTTCGAATTAGGAAGTCGAGAAGGCCTCAGATATTATTTAGATACATTACAGACAAGAACATCAGACTATGGGGGATTCTATCGCCAGATAGCCACTGACCCTAAAAAAGATCGGTTTTTAATCTTATCAACCTGTGATGTTGCTGGAAATGATCAACGATTTGTGGTTACTGCTCGTTTAAAAAGTGTCAAAGAAAGGACAAGTACATGA